TGTACCATTCGTGCGAGACGGTCGGGCTGAGGGCACCGGCATTGTCTACAGCACGGATAAAAAAAGTATTGTCGCCGTTCAGGTTGATATTTTCAAAAGACAGTTCTGAGGTGTTGAGCGCACGTCCCAGAAAAACCTGGCTTGTAGCCGGCGTGACCGTATCATCAATCCGTACGGTGAGAAAGGATACATCCGGTGGCACGGACTGCCAGCTCGTTGTATCGTTGAGCGCCATTTCAATACGGTTGAGGTTGGCGTCGCCGTCGGGGTCGGAAGCTTCCCAGCCAAAGCTGAACACGCGGTAGGTAGAATCGGGCGGTGTTTCAAGCCCTCTGAAGCGAATGTTGGGCGGGGAATTCCGGATGGGAAAAACAAGGCTTGGCGGATCGGGATCCACAGCGCCTTCATTGTCGACTGCCCGAACGCTAAAACGGACATCAGCGTCGGTGTTGCCTTCTTCAATCGGAAGCACAAACAGGCTGTCTGTTCTCGTAGTGAAGGTCCATGGCGCATCCGTATCATCACCGATCTGGAATTCATAACCCACGATGTATCCGTCGGGGTCATCGCCCCACCAGGAAATATTGATCTGACTCACAAGCCTGACGTCATCAGGCAGGTTAATCTCATTAACCGTCAGAAACGTGTTGGGCGGCTGGTTTTCATTGAAATTTCCGTCAAAACCGGCGTCACAGGAAGCCAGAAGAAAGGCGCCTGCAAGCAGGAGGACAACTGCGGATATCGTGCGCATGGATTCTGAAAAATTAAACAAATGGGAAGGGCATCTGCACGCCCTTCCCGTTGAAGTGTAAAGCTGTTGCTGCGTTTATTTAACGAGCATCATTTTCCGTGTAGATACGAAGTTACCGGCGTCAATGCGGTAAATGTAGGTACCGCTTGCCAGTCGTGAAGCGTCAAAGTTGATGATGTACTGACCGGCAGCCTGATGTTCGTTCACGAGCATAGCTACGCGACGGCCAAGTATGTCATATACAGACAGCGTCACATTTGTAGCTTCGGCCAGATTGTAGCGAATGTTGGTTGTGGGGTTGAACGGATTCGGATAGTTCTGGTCAAGCGAGAACTCGTTCGGACGCTCACCCGGCTCCGTGCTTGTCGCACCAAGATCAAAGTCAGTGATGAAGCGCGGAACCATCTGAAGGGTACCGTTGAAATTACCCACGATAGCCGTCAGGGTGAATTCACCTTCCGGGATATCAAGACCAATGTAATCGGATTCAGGGAAATTGGTACGCAGAATAACAGTTTGGTCTTCACCCAGTGAAGGATCTGTAATCTGATAATTGGTACCGCCTTCAAACGCTCCTTCTGCCCCAACAAAGCTTACGTTAGGGATACGAACCAGCATGGATTCATTTTCAGTAACTGTAATGTCTGCAAGGCTGAATGTTGGCGGCACGAAATCAATATTTCCAACAGGTCCGCCGGGATCTGTAGCCGGGCGGAACTGAACGGTTCCCTGGAAAACACTCAGGTCACCACGTACGTTAGACATCAGGTCACCAATAGCGTAGAATTCGGTAATCCGACCAGGCGCGTCATCGATGAGAATCGCTCCGGTTTCATCCTGAATGTATTTCTGATTTCTTGCTGTACGCCAGTAGGTTACAACAGCCTCACCAGTGTACTCGTAAAGTGTTCCGTCACGATCACCACCGCGAAGGCCTGCGAGCGTAGCAAACTCCTCGATTGCCACCTCTACTTCGTAGGTACGCTCGTTTACAGGGCTGTTTTCAACACCTGATACCGCTGCAATAGCTTTGATGGTTGTTGTTTGCTCAACCAGTATAGGTGCGGTGTAAAGCGGAGAATCCGTGGTAGGATCAGAACCATCCATAGTGAAGTAAATGGCGGCCTCTTCATCAGGAGAAGAAAGGCTGACTTCTACAAAGTTGATGTACTCACCAGCGGCAGGACTGAATACCGGCGGAAATGCCTGTGTTGCTGACTCGATAAAGATGGTGTCGCTAACCGTTGAAGCGGTTTCAATGCCCTCAGGAGTCGTTGTTACGACGCGAATGCTGAAATCAACAACATCAAAGGCGTCGAAAGAGCCGATTCCGGCACTAAAGGTGTTCCCGGCCGGGGTCATTTCCACAGTAATTTCATCAGCGGTATCAGCTGTGTACGGGCGGGCCGTATAGGTCAGGGTTACGCTGTTGAGGGTGTAGTCATCTTCAGGGAGGATGACATCAACAGAAATATCAACCGCCTGACCTGCAAGTGCTGGCTGTGGGAAAGTCAGGTTTTCAACGATGGGTGCAAAGCCGAGTACGACCAGATCATTCGGCCATCCCGGAGGCGCAACACGGTCGTCAGGATTGTCACCATCGTTAATCCACACAAAACCGTCTTCAAAAGGATTAATACGAAGCGTTCGCGCTGTGGGAGACACGTCAATGTTATCAGGGTCAAATGTGTTTACCACAACAAAACCTGACCAGTCAACTACGGCACCTGCAGGCGGGGGAACATAAGGTCCGTCTACGGCAGGTCTGCGGTAGTTGTAGCCGCGTCCTTCACCAGTCTCTGGATCAAAAGCATAGTTGTCTCTGTCGTTACGAAAGCGTAAGGAGATATCGGTGGTTTGCGCCACAACGCCGTCAGCTGAACCAATAAACCGGGGACGGCCCGTTTCAGCTTCAAAACGGCTGATGATCTCCGCGCCTTCAATACGCACATACTGACTAATAAAACGGCTGTAATTATTCACATTCCAGGTGAACTGTCCGTTGCCGGCAGGGCTGTTCAAATCAGAAAGCGGAATGGTGCGGGGCTGAAGCAATGCATCAAGACCTTCGTATTCAGGATCAATGAACACATTGCCAAGCGGGGTGACGAGCGAAGGATCGAACTGAACTACGATACCCTGGAAGAATGTCAGGGTACCTTCAACGCGAACCACATCACCGCGAACCAGGTTCTCGAGGGTTTCACGCTGATCGCCGCCTTCTACAATGTGCATGGCCATACCATCACGCCCCATATCCAGACCATTGATGTCTTCCACAAAAACGTGAATACGACCGGGCAGGTTGGCCTCTGTTGCGCTGGCAAATCCGGAGGATTTCGGGTAGGAAACTACAACGGCCTCGAATACAACCGGCACGCCGGTAAGCGGATGGCTGTCGAGGTCTTCAAAGCTTGTAAGGGGAGTCGGATATTCGTTAAGCTCGCGAATGATCACTTCCTGAGGACCATTCTGCGCCATAACATCCGTAAAGAGGAGAGCAGCTGTTAGCAATACAAACAGTGCCAGTTGTAAATGTTTAGTCATAATACTGTTGAGGTTTTGGTTGGTGTGTTCACAGTATGATGTTTGGCTCACCTGGCAAAAAACGCCAAAGCCCGGGTTTGGGAAGATCCCTGTGATAAATCTCCCCTCCCACTTTCATATAAAATGCTGTCAGCGGATAATAGCAAACCGGCCGCGCTGCACATGGCCCGACTCGCGATCCCGCACAGTATATAGATAAAGTCCGGTTGAAAGGTTCTGATTGGCTGCCGAGAGCAAATCCCAGGCATGTTCGCCACCGGGCATCAGACGCTCGCCCGAAGCAAAATCTCGGAACCAGCGGGTGTCGCCCTGATAGGTGGCTGCGTCGTGCTGAAGGGTTGCGACAATTTCACCTGCAAGGGTGTACACGCGCACTTCGGCACGTGCGGGTAGGTTGTAGAACATGATTTTCCGCGTGAAGGGCGTCCCGCCGTCCCAGGCCGCATTTACGCGGTAGGGATTGGGATATACCCCAACCTTAAATTCAGGATCACTATTTCTGAAATCCGGATTTGGCGCTGTACCCGGGAATACCCGCACAGCGTTGGCGTTAATGGATGATTCAAGCGGCGGCGATTCGCCATCACCGGCATCGAAGGCGGTTACGGCAAACAGATACTGCCAGCCGCTCAGCATGCCCGTTACATCAAAACGATAGTGATACTCAACCGGGTCATCTGGGAATGTCACCGGTTCAGGCAGGCGGATTTCATCAAAACCGGTTCCGAAACCCGCACCGCTCTCGGGCAGGTCCCACTCGCGTATCATCTGTGCCGAGGTGGAAATTGTACCCCGAAGATCATCGCCAAGCTGAGAGCGGTACAGGCGGTAGCCTGCAAAGTCTTCTTCGCCTGAAACCGGGTCAATTGAAA
This genomic stretch from Cyclonatronum proteinivorum harbors:
- a CDS encoding chitobiase/beta-hexosaminidase C-terminal domain-containing protein; its protein translation is MTKHLQLALFVLLTAALLFTDVMAQNGPQEVIIRELNEYPTPLTSFEDLDSHPLTGVPVVFEAVVVSYPKSSGFASATEANLPGRIHVFVEDINGLDMGRDGMAMHIVEGGDQRETLENLVRGDVVRVEGTLTFFQGIVVQFDPSLVTPLGNVFIDPEYEGLDALLQPRTIPLSDLNSPAGNGQFTWNVNNYSRFISQYVRIEGAEIISRFEAETGRPRFIGSADGVVAQTTDISLRFRNDRDNYAFDPETGEGRGYNYRRPAVDGPYVPPPAGAVVDWSGFVVVNTFDPDNIDVSPTARTLRINPFEDGFVWINDGDNPDDRVAPPGWPNDLVVLGFAPIVENLTFPQPALAGQAVDISVDVILPEDDYTLNSVTLTYTARPYTADTADEITVEMTPAGNTFSAGIGSFDAFDVVDFSIRVVTTTPEGIETASTVSDTIFIESATQAFPPVFSPAAGEYINFVEVSLSSPDEEAAIYFTMDGSDPTTDSPLYTAPILVEQTTTIKAIAAVSGVENSPVNERTYEVEVAIEEFATLAGLRGGDRDGTLYEYTGEAVVTYWRTARNQKYIQDETGAILIDDAPGRITEFYAIGDLMSNVRGDLSVFQGTVQFRPATDPGGPVGNIDFVPPTFSLADITVTENESMLVRIPNVSFVGAEGAFEGGTNYQITDPSLGEDQTVILRTNFPESDYIGLDIPEGEFTLTAIVGNFNGTLQMVPRFITDFDLGATSTEPGERPNEFSLDQNYPNPFNPTTNIRYNLAEATNVTLSVYDILGRRVAMLVNEHQAAGQYIINFDASRLASGTYIYRIDAGNFVSTRKMMLVK